The Nocardioides campestrisoli genome includes a window with the following:
- the dinB gene encoding DNA polymerase IV, whose translation MTGRSATPILHVDMDAFYASVAVRDRPELARVPVIVGGGSRGVVLSANYLARRYGVRSALPMTRARRMCPDAVVIAPDFDTFARVSAAVMENFRSVTPLVEVVSLDEAFLDVSGAARRLGTPREIAERLRARIHDEQRITCSVGIAATPVVAKLASRAAKPDGVLVVAPEEVVSFLHPLDVGELWGVGEKTQALLHRLGLHTVADLAHTPVRTLQRALGPRLGAHLHEMAWGVDRREVVARRGPDEPDRSMGADETFARDTDDREQVLRELLRLSARVTGRMRTAGVAGRTVTLRVRFADFTTITRSRTLPEATDVTVEVYRTAVRLFDALGLQRARLRLVGVRVEGLLPRERVQRQLVLGERDQGWEAADRAVDAASRRFGSGAVRPATLIG comes from the coding sequence GTGACGGGGCGGTCGGCAACCCCGATCCTGCACGTGGACATGGACGCGTTCTACGCCTCCGTGGCAGTGCGGGACCGGCCGGAGCTGGCACGGGTGCCGGTGATCGTGGGTGGGGGGAGCCGAGGCGTGGTGCTCTCGGCCAACTACCTCGCCCGTCGGTACGGGGTGCGGTCTGCCCTGCCGATGACGCGGGCACGGCGGATGTGCCCGGACGCCGTGGTGATCGCCCCGGACTTCGACACCTTCGCCCGGGTCTCGGCCGCGGTGATGGAGAACTTCCGCAGCGTCACCCCGCTGGTCGAGGTGGTCTCCCTGGACGAGGCGTTCCTCGACGTCTCCGGAGCGGCCCGTCGTCTGGGGACGCCGCGTGAGATCGCGGAGCGGCTGCGCGCCCGGATCCACGACGAGCAGCGCATCACCTGCTCGGTGGGGATCGCGGCCACGCCGGTGGTGGCCAAGCTGGCCAGCCGGGCGGCGAAGCCGGACGGTGTGCTCGTGGTCGCCCCCGAGGAGGTCGTCTCCTTCCTGCACCCGCTCGACGTGGGTGAGCTGTGGGGGGTGGGGGAGAAGACCCAGGCGCTGCTGCACCGGCTGGGGCTGCACACCGTGGCTGACCTGGCGCACACCCCGGTCCGGACCCTGCAGCGGGCGCTGGGGCCTCGCCTCGGCGCCCACCTCCACGAGATGGCGTGGGGGGTGGACCGGCGGGAGGTGGTGGCCCGCCGCGGCCCGGACGAGCCCGACCGCTCGATGGGGGCGGACGAGACCTTCGCCCGGGACACCGACGACCGGGAGCAGGTGCTGCGCGAGCTGCTGCGGCTCTCGGCGCGGGTGACCGGGCGGATGAGGACCGCGGGAGTGGCCGGCCGGACGGTGACGCTGCGGGTGAGGTTCGCGGACTTCACCACGATCACCAGGTCCCGGACGCTGCCGGAGGCCACGGACGTCACCGTCGAGGTCTACCGGACGGCCGTGCGGCTCTTCGACGCGCTCGGCCTGCAGCGTGCCCGGCTGCGGCTGGTCGGCGTCCGGGTGGAGGGTCTGCTGCCCCGGGAGCGCGTGCAGCGACAGCTGGTCCTGGGCGAGCGGGACCAGGGCTGGGAGGCGGCCGACCGGGCGGTCGATGCCGCGTCCAGACGCTTCGGCTCCGGGGCGGTGCGGCCGGCGACCCTGATCGGGTGA
- a CDS encoding DUF3040 domain-containing protein, which translates to MPLSEEELRLLEQMERALVEEDPKFAHTLRGTAFHRAARRRAVIGGCVFALGVAIMMTGAIAPMPIVGVVGFVVMLASATIVVTSLRSPGKAAAQPAPFTDSPQGFSVIQGGRAGRKPRGRGASRADHSFMERMEQRWRRRRETGGF; encoded by the coding sequence GTGCCGCTCTCGGAAGAAGAGCTGCGACTGCTCGAGCAGATGGAGCGAGCTCTCGTCGAAGAGGACCCCAAGTTCGCGCACACGTTGCGGGGAACCGCCTTCCACCGCGCCGCCCGACGACGTGCCGTGATCGGAGGCTGCGTCTTCGCCCTGGGCGTGGCCATCATGATGACCGGCGCCATCGCACCGATGCCGATCGTCGGAGTCGTGGGCTTCGTGGTCATGCTGGCGTCGGCCACGATCGTGGTCACCTCGTTGCGCAGCCCCGGCAAGGCGGCGGCCCAGCCCGCCCCCTTCACTGACAGCCCTCAAGGCTTCAGCGTGATCCAGGGCGGCCGTGCCGGCCGCAAGCCGCGCGGTCGCGGCGCCTCCCGCGCGGACCACTCCTTCATGGAGCGGATGGAGCAGCGGTGGCGGCGTCGGCGGGAGACCGGCGGGTTCTGA
- a CDS encoding transglutaminase family protein yields the protein MTRPRSPWGRGLLVSLVAALMVWLTMTTWQPLTRESSDFLGPLFLLGVATALTGSLLRRAGTPTWLVYAVQVVVAGGCVLGTTTGSVLPTSEAWQGMSTALRDAVTSANQYQAPVPADAPSLAPLFILVGAVGLVLVDLVAVSLRLAAASGLVVLALYALPIAFVESSTAWWSFAVLALTFLLLLFLQQEEEVGRWGHGTGDRPDPDPAGTRLGVRRGHVRRAALTVGAGTVALAVLLPSLVPTFDLAVWDGPGAGSGGDGISIDNPLVDMRRDLSRGDDVPLLQVASDGPRPSYVRLSVLTRFNGEEWTSGNREVPSDQLAAGWMPPLVGVGSGVPRTETRYRFEAYDTFESQWLPTTSQISRIDAPGDWRYDRSTMDFIAGDDEVTTAGLSWSLHAVDLQYDLDSLDDASSGASQVGSAMVQLPADLPESVESLAESVAGDEPSRFRQARALQEWFRTEFTYNLDQVDTVGNDELAAFLDEDGREGYCEQFAAAMAVMARVHDIPSRVAVGFLEPTEVGPGVWEFSSHDLHAWPELYFPGSGWVRFEPTPSGRADQAPSYTVDALPAVEETARPTLPRAEERAPARDRGREAGQEEAAPEQQTESSVPWGTVLTWVLLLMLAGVVVLGPRSVRSRRRDARLEDGDIESLWAELRDHSVDHGRTWPTGRSPRETAEQVADWFGTSSPEEHVGSAPSLNPYASSALERLVQVLERSRYGRPESAPAPETSWQRDLAKCTEAITAGVGPHRARVARWWPASLVRRPADRPVGLTAAGRPGSTDRVD from the coding sequence GTGACCCGGCCGCGCAGCCCCTGGGGACGCGGGCTCCTGGTCTCGCTGGTCGCCGCCCTCATGGTCTGGCTGACCATGACCACCTGGCAGCCGCTCACCCGGGAGTCCAGCGACTTCCTGGGACCCCTGTTCCTCCTCGGCGTCGCCACGGCGCTGACCGGGTCCCTGCTGCGACGCGCCGGAACGCCGACGTGGCTGGTATACGCCGTCCAGGTGGTGGTGGCGGGAGGGTGCGTGCTCGGCACCACGACCGGGTCCGTGCTGCCGACGTCGGAAGCCTGGCAGGGCATGAGCACCGCGTTGCGCGACGCCGTGACCTCGGCCAACCAGTACCAGGCGCCGGTGCCGGCGGATGCTCCGTCCCTGGCCCCGCTCTTCATCCTCGTCGGCGCCGTCGGCCTGGTGCTGGTGGACCTGGTGGCCGTCTCCCTGCGCCTGGCCGCCGCGTCCGGCCTGGTGGTGCTGGCGCTCTACGCGCTGCCGATCGCCTTCGTGGAGTCGAGCACCGCCTGGTGGTCCTTCGCGGTGCTCGCCCTCACCTTCCTTCTCCTCCTCTTCCTGCAGCAGGAGGAGGAGGTGGGCCGGTGGGGCCACGGCACGGGCGACCGGCCGGACCCGGATCCGGCCGGCACTCGGCTCGGGGTCCGGCGGGGTCACGTGCGGCGCGCGGCGCTGACCGTCGGGGCGGGCACGGTGGCCCTGGCGGTGCTGCTGCCCAGCCTGGTCCCGACCTTCGACCTGGCGGTCTGGGACGGGCCCGGCGCCGGGAGCGGCGGCGACGGCATCTCGATCGACAACCCGCTCGTGGACATGCGCCGCGACCTCTCCCGTGGGGACGACGTCCCGTTGCTCCAGGTGGCGTCGGACGGTCCTCGCCCCAGCTACGTACGACTCTCGGTGCTGACCCGGTTCAACGGCGAGGAGTGGACCAGCGGAAACCGCGAGGTGCCCTCGGACCAATTGGCTGCGGGGTGGATGCCGCCCCTGGTGGGCGTGGGCTCGGGTGTCCCCCGGACCGAGACGCGGTACCGCTTCGAGGCGTACGACACCTTCGAGTCCCAGTGGCTGCCGACGACCTCGCAGATCTCCCGGATCGACGCGCCGGGCGACTGGCGCTACGACCGTTCGACCATGGACTTCATCGCCGGCGACGACGAGGTCACGACCGCCGGCCTGTCCTGGTCCCTGCACGCCGTCGACCTGCAGTACGACCTGGACTCCCTGGACGACGCGTCCTCCGGCGCCTCCCAGGTGGGCAGCGCCATGGTCCAGCTCCCCGCCGACCTGCCCGAGAGCGTCGAGTCACTGGCCGAGAGCGTCGCCGGTGACGAGCCGAGCCGGTTCCGCCAGGCCCGAGCGCTCCAGGAGTGGTTCCGCACCGAGTTCACCTACAACCTCGACCAGGTCGACACCGTGGGCAACGACGAGCTGGCGGCCTTCCTCGACGAGGACGGCCGGGAGGGCTACTGCGAGCAGTTCGCCGCCGCGATGGCGGTGATGGCGCGGGTGCACGACATCCCGTCCCGGGTCGCCGTCGGGTTCCTCGAGCCCACCGAGGTCGGTCCCGGCGTCTGGGAGTTCTCCTCCCACGACCTGCACGCCTGGCCCGAGCTCTACTTCCCCGGCTCTGGCTGGGTGCGGTTCGAGCCCACCCCGTCGGGCCGGGCGGACCAGGCTCCGTCGTACACGGTGGATGCCCTGCCCGCCGTCGAGGAGACCGCTCGCCCCACCCTCCCCCGTGCGGAGGAGCGGGCACCGGCCCGCGACCGCGGCCGGGAGGCGGGTCAGGAGGAGGCCGCACCGGAGCAGCAGACCGAGAGCTCCGTGCCCTGGGGCACGGTGCTGACCTGGGTCCTGCTGCTGATGCTCGCGGGCGTCGTGGTGCTCGGTCCCCGGTCGGTACGGAGCCGCCGGCGGGATGCGCGGCTCGAGGACGGGGACATCGAGAGCCTGTGGGCCGAGCTGCGGGACCACAGCGTCGACCACGGACGGACCTGGCCCACGGGCCGCTCGCCACGGGAGACCGCCGAGCAGGTCGCCGACTGGTTCGGGACCTCCTCGCCCGAGGAGCACGTGGGCTCGGCCCCGTCGCTCAACCCCTACGCCTCCAGCGCGTTGGAGAGGCTCGTGCAGGTGCTCGAGCGCTCCCGCTACGGCCGACCGGAGTCGGCGCCCGCGCCGGAGACGAGCTGGCAGCGGGACCTGGCCAAGTGCACCGAGGCGATCACGGCGGGGGTCGGACCGCATCGGGCCCGAGTGGCCAGATGGTGGCCGGCCTCGCTGGTGCGCCGTCCTGCCGACCGTCCGGTGGGGCTGACCGCCGCCGGGCGTCCGGGGTCCACCGACCGGGTGGACTGA
- a CDS encoding DUF58 domain-containing protein: protein MREALAALTLRGRSFLAGGMAAVACAVLLGQQGLVRVGVLALLLPLFSAAFLARSRYRLALQREVSPRLVAAGQPATVTLTLTNEGRTPTGILLLEDRVPYLLGSQPRFVLEGISHGWRRQVTYRLRSEVRGHYEVGPMTVRVTDPFGLVELGRSFHTTAPLTVTPRTTELPPVPLGGAWTGSGDNRPRSFATGSAEDVTVREYRRGDDLRRVHWRSSARVGELMVRREEQPWQSRAIVVLDNRRVAHRGEGPASSLEAAVSAAASVAVHLAQRGYLVRLITASGDDPSHTWHARDPKANIGPLLERLAVVDFDSRHTMDTAWLAEPGQGLTVAVLGAGSPADRQFLTRVQHQAGTPLAIVLDVDAWAAGRDIARGTDAAHPTAMLAATGWRAVSLGPGDRLDSAWQELGRTGSRAAQQATTATGS, encoded by the coding sequence GTGCGTGAGGCTCTCGCCGCCCTGACCCTGCGCGGCCGGTCGTTCCTGGCCGGTGGCATGGCCGCCGTGGCCTGCGCGGTCCTGCTCGGCCAGCAGGGCCTGGTCCGCGTCGGCGTCCTGGCCCTGCTGCTCCCGCTCTTCTCGGCGGCCTTCCTCGCCCGCTCGCGCTACCGCCTGGCGCTGCAGCGCGAGGTCTCGCCCCGGCTGGTGGCCGCCGGGCAGCCGGCGACCGTGACCCTGACCCTGACCAACGAGGGACGTACCCCGACCGGGATCCTGCTGCTGGAGGACCGGGTCCCCTACCTGCTGGGATCCCAGCCGCGGTTCGTGCTCGAGGGGATCTCCCACGGGTGGCGCCGGCAGGTCACCTACCGGCTCCGCTCGGAGGTACGCGGGCACTACGAGGTCGGCCCGATGACGGTGCGGGTCACCGACCCGTTCGGCCTGGTCGAGCTCGGCCGGTCCTTCCACACCACGGCTCCCCTGACCGTGACGCCCCGGACCACCGAGCTGCCTCCGGTCCCGTTGGGCGGCGCCTGGACCGGGTCGGGTGACAACCGCCCCCGGTCGTTCGCCACCGGCAGCGCCGAGGACGTGACCGTGCGCGAGTACCGGCGAGGCGACGACCTGAGACGGGTGCACTGGCGCAGCTCGGCCCGGGTGGGCGAGCTGATGGTCCGGCGCGAGGAGCAGCCGTGGCAGTCGCGGGCGATCGTGGTGCTGGACAACCGCCGGGTCGCACACCGGGGCGAGGGGCCGGCGTCGTCGCTGGAGGCCGCCGTCTCCGCCGCTGCCTCGGTCGCAGTGCACCTCGCCCAGCGCGGCTACCTGGTGCGGCTGATCACCGCCTCGGGCGACGACCCCTCCCACACCTGGCACGCCCGGGACCCCAAGGCCAACATCGGACCCCTCCTGGAGAGGCTCGCCGTCGTGGACTTCGACTCCCGCCACACCATGGACACGGCCTGGCTCGCCGAGCCCGGACAGGGGCTGACCGTGGCCGTGCTCGGCGCGGGGAGCCCGGCGGACCGCCAGTTCCTCACCCGGGTGCAGCACCAGGCCGGCACCCCCCTGGCGATCGTCCTCGACGTCGACGCCTGGGCCGCGGGCCGAGACATCGCTCGGGGCACCGACGCCGCCCACCCCACCGCCATGCTCGCCGCCACCGGTTGGCGCGCAGTCAGCCTGGGCCCCGGCGACCGGCTCGACTCGGCCTGGCAGGAGCTCGGCCGGACCGGCAGCCGAGCTGCGCAGCAAGCGACGACGGCGACCGGCTCGTGA
- a CDS encoding AAA family ATPase, with protein sequence MSETTSEATGADLETLHRVTQRIRTNVERVIEGKPDVVSAALVVLLAEGHLLIEDVPGVGKTMLSKALARSIDCTVRRIQFTPDLLPSDVTGVSVFNQDSREFEFRPGGVFANIVVGDEINRASPKTQSALLECMEERQVTVDNTTYHLESPFMVIATQNPVEMEGTYALPEAQRDRFMARVSVGYPVESAEIAMLDSHTSRNPLDDLEPVTDAGEVRKLVEIVARVHVSDAVRHYAVAISTATRLSRELSLGASPRATLHLVRAGKAVAALAGRDYVLPDDLHRLAEPVLSHRLLPTVEAAMTGRTSQSVLAGLLETVPVPDVGRA encoded by the coding sequence GTGTCTGAGACGACGTCTGAGGCAACCGGGGCCGACCTGGAGACCCTGCACCGGGTCACCCAGCGCATCCGGACCAACGTCGAGCGGGTGATCGAGGGCAAGCCGGACGTCGTCTCCGCCGCCCTGGTCGTGCTGCTGGCGGAGGGCCACCTGCTGATCGAGGACGTGCCGGGCGTCGGCAAGACGATGCTCAGCAAGGCCCTCGCGCGCAGCATCGACTGCACGGTGCGCCGGATCCAGTTCACCCCCGACCTGCTCCCCTCCGACGTCACCGGGGTCTCGGTCTTCAACCAGGACTCCCGGGAGTTCGAGTTCCGACCGGGCGGCGTGTTCGCCAACATCGTGGTCGGCGACGAGATCAACCGGGCCTCCCCCAAGACCCAGTCGGCCCTCCTGGAGTGCATGGAGGAGCGGCAGGTGACGGTGGACAACACGACGTACCACCTGGAGTCGCCGTTCATGGTGATCGCGACCCAGAACCCGGTCGAGATGGAGGGCACCTACGCCCTCCCCGAGGCCCAGCGGGACCGCTTCATGGCCCGGGTCTCGGTCGGCTACCCCGTCGAGTCGGCGGAGATCGCCATGCTCGACTCCCACACGTCGCGAAACCCGCTCGACGACCTCGAGCCCGTGACCGACGCCGGCGAGGTGCGCAAGCTGGTCGAGATCGTCGCCCGGGTCCACGTCTCCGACGCCGTCAGGCACTACGCGGTCGCCATCTCCACCGCCACCCGGCTCTCCCGCGAGCTCAGCCTGGGCGCGTCGCCCCGGGCCACCCTCCACCTGGTCCGGGCGGGCAAGGCGGTCGCCGCGCTCGCCGGACGTGACTACGTGCTCCCCGACGACCTGCACCGGCTCGCGGAGCCCGTGCTCTCCCACCGTCTGCTGCCGACCGTCGAGGCGGCGATGACCGGCCGGACCAGCCAGAGCGTGCTGGCGGGCCTCCTGGAGACCGTGCCGGTACCGGACGTCGGTCGTGCGTGA
- the mraZ gene encoding division/cell wall cluster transcriptional repressor MraZ: protein MFFGTYTPKLDDKGRLFLPAKFRDQLAEGLVVTRGQERCLTIWSIEDFTRLTERLAQAPVTNKGTRDYVRMLFAAASQEVPDKQGRISIPPVLREYASLTKDVVVIGSMNRIEIWDPESWASYSSEQEQVFSELSDEVFPGI, encoded by the coding sequence GTGTTCTTCGGGACCTACACGCCCAAGCTCGACGACAAGGGCCGGCTCTTCCTCCCCGCGAAGTTCAGGGACCAGCTGGCGGAAGGACTCGTCGTGACCAGAGGGCAGGAGCGCTGCTTGACGATCTGGTCCATCGAGGACTTCACCCGGCTCACCGAACGCCTGGCCCAGGCGCCGGTGACCAACAAGGGCACCCGGGACTACGTGCGGATGCTGTTCGCGGCCGCCAGCCAGGAGGTCCCGGACAAGCAGGGGCGGATCTCGATCCCCCCGGTGCTGAGGGAGTACGCGTCGCTGACCAAGGACGTGGTCGTCATCGGGTCGATGAACCGGATCGAGATCTGGGACCCGGAGTCGTGGGCCTCCTACAGCTCTGAGCAGGAGCAGGTGTTCTCCGAGCTCAGCGACGAGGTCTTCCCGGGCATCTGA
- the rsmH gene encoding 16S rRNA (cytosine(1402)-N(4))-methyltransferase RsmH, with product MEGSRHVPVMLDRVVDLLAPALESPGSVLVDCTLGLGGHTEAVLTRLPQARVIGIDRDLEALRLSGERLAPFGDRFVGVHAVYDEIADVVRDQGLDHVDAVLFDLGVSSMQLDVRERGFAYAEDAPLDMRMDGSEGITAADVLNTYSSAELTRVLREYGEEKFAKRIADTVVRVRETEPFTRSGRLVELLYDVIPAPARRTGGHPAKRTFQALRMEVNDELGVLRRALPAALGVIGVGGRVVVEAYHSLEDRMVKRAFVDVTRLDVPEDLPFVPEGHEPPMRMVTRGAEVADEREIAENPRAASVRLRAVERVRPDRGAAR from the coding sequence ATGGAGGGCTCCCGCCACGTCCCGGTCATGCTCGACCGGGTCGTCGATCTGCTCGCCCCGGCGCTGGAGAGCCCGGGCTCGGTGCTCGTCGACTGCACCCTCGGACTCGGTGGCCACACCGAGGCGGTCCTGACCCGCCTCCCGCAAGCCCGGGTGATCGGGATCGACCGCGACCTCGAGGCGCTCCGGCTCTCCGGCGAGCGGCTGGCTCCGTTCGGTGACCGGTTCGTCGGGGTGCACGCGGTCTACGACGAGATCGCCGACGTGGTGCGCGACCAGGGCCTGGACCACGTGGACGCGGTCCTCTTCGACCTGGGCGTCTCCTCGATGCAGCTGGACGTGCGCGAGCGCGGCTTCGCCTACGCCGAGGACGCCCCGCTGGACATGCGGATGGACGGCAGCGAGGGGATCACCGCCGCCGACGTCCTCAACACCTACTCGTCCGCCGAGCTGACCCGGGTGCTGCGCGAGTACGGCGAGGAGAAGTTCGCCAAGCGGATCGCCGACACCGTGGTGCGGGTGCGCGAGACCGAGCCGTTCACCCGCTCGGGCCGGCTGGTCGAGCTGCTCTACGACGTGATCCCGGCGCCGGCCCGGCGTACCGGAGGGCACCCCGCCAAGCGGACCTTCCAGGCGCTGCGGATGGAGGTCAACGACGAGCTGGGCGTGCTGCGGCGCGCCCTCCCCGCCGCGCTGGGTGTGATCGGCGTCGGCGGCCGCGTCGTGGTGGAGGCCTACCACTCGCTGGAGGACCGGATGGTCAAGCGGGCCTTCGTCGACGTCACCCGCCTCGACGTCCCCGAGGACCTGCCCTTCGTGCCCGAGGGTCACGAGCCCCCCATGCGGATGGTCACCCGCGGCGCCGAGGTGGCCGACGAGCGGGAGATCGCCGAGAACCCCCGCGCGGCCTCGGTGCGCCTGCGTGCCGTCGAACGAGTCCGGCCCGACCGAGGAGCAGCCCGATGA
- a CDS encoding peptidoglycan D,D-transpeptidase FtsI family protein gives MVRLRFGFILIAMVLSLFGGRLIQLQGIDPRSYAEMAAAEGVEDVVLPASRGEILDRNGEPLAGSVAGRMVVADPDMTHDDAPALATLLSNELGVDYFTVLDRLRAENSHFEYIARRVPATEADRVLALVRERGFRGISLRDDPVRDYPAGEVAANLVGFMGIDEPLAGFERTFDAQLSGTDGRARFTIGNGHRVPLGERSVTKAVDGQPLRTTIDRDLQWFVQKVTEETREDYRAESAAAVVMDTRTGDLLAVADAPTFDANDPTASPESDLGSRALSDVYEPGSVQKVLTAAALVDAGKVTARTRIKVPSNLARQDRVINDWFDHGTIRLTMAGVIAKSSNIGTVLAADQLTAPQLADYLSRFGLGRKTNVGVRGESRGLLHSGESMTSQDKDRIAFGQSLSVNAVQMTAAVNTIANGGVRVSPSLVLGQATTDDGTVVGTEVATKERVVSRRAARQTALMMERVVDPEAGVAPRAQVPGYRVAGKTGTAQRVDPDCRCYDGSFSLSFGGFAPADDPRFTVYVVVHNPGVDGGGGSVAGPVFSRIMGHALSKYRVPPTGSKPSRLPVEW, from the coding sequence ATGGTGCGCCTGCGCTTCGGCTTCATCCTGATCGCGATGGTCCTCTCGCTCTTCGGCGGCCGGCTGATCCAGCTGCAGGGCATCGACCCCCGCTCGTACGCCGAGATGGCCGCGGCGGAGGGCGTCGAGGACGTGGTGCTGCCCGCGAGCCGTGGCGAGATCCTGGACCGCAACGGCGAGCCGCTGGCCGGCTCGGTCGCGGGCAGGATGGTGGTCGCCGACCCCGACATGACGCACGACGACGCCCCGGCGCTGGCCACCCTGCTCAGCAACGAGCTGGGGGTGGACTACTTCACGGTGCTCGACCGGCTCCGCGCGGAGAACAGCCACTTCGAGTACATCGCCCGGCGGGTGCCAGCGACCGAGGCCGACCGGGTGCTCGCCCTGGTCCGCGAGCGGGGTTTCCGAGGCATCTCGCTCCGCGACGACCCGGTGCGCGACTACCCGGCCGGCGAGGTGGCGGCCAACCTGGTGGGCTTCATGGGCATCGACGAGCCCCTCGCGGGCTTCGAGCGCACCTTCGACGCCCAGCTCTCCGGCACCGACGGCCGGGCTCGGTTCACCATCGGCAACGGCCACCGGGTGCCGCTGGGCGAGCGCTCGGTGACCAAGGCGGTCGACGGCCAGCCGCTGCGCACCACGATCGACCGCGACCTGCAGTGGTTCGTGCAGAAGGTCACGGAGGAGACCCGGGAGGACTACCGCGCCGAGAGTGCCGCCGCCGTGGTGATGGACACCCGCACCGGCGACCTGCTCGCGGTCGCGGACGCGCCGACCTTCGACGCCAACGACCCGACGGCCAGCCCGGAGAGCGACCTGGGCTCACGGGCGCTGAGCGACGTCTACGAGCCCGGCTCGGTGCAGAAGGTGCTCACCGCCGCCGCCCTGGTCGACGCCGGCAAGGTGACGGCCAGGACCCGGATCAAGGTGCCCAGCAACCTGGCGCGCCAGGACAGGGTGATCAACGACTGGTTCGACCACGGCACGATCCGGCTGACCATGGCCGGGGTGATCGCCAAGTCGTCCAACATCGGCACCGTGCTGGCCGCCGACCAGCTCACCGCCCCCCAGCTCGCCGACTACCTGAGCCGGTTCGGCCTGGGGCGCAAGACGAACGTGGGGGTGCGCGGCGAGAGCCGCGGACTGCTGCACTCGGGGGAGTCGATGACCTCCCAGGACAAGGACCGGATCGCCTTCGGCCAGTCGCTGTCGGTCAACGCCGTGCAGATGACCGCGGCGGTCAACACGATCGCCAACGGCGGGGTGCGGGTCTCGCCCAGCCTCGTGCTCGGTCAGGCGACCACTGACGACGGCACGGTGGTGGGCACCGAGGTCGCCACCAAGGAGCGGGTCGTGAGCCGTCGGGCCGCGCGGCAGACGGCGCTGATGATGGAGCGGGTGGTCGACCCCGAGGCCGGCGTCGCGCCGCGCGCCCAGGTGCCCGGCTACCGGGTCGCCGGCAAGACCGGCACGGCCCAGCGGGTGGACCCCGACTGCCGGTGCTACGACGGCTCCTTCTCGCTCTCCTTCGGCGGGTTCGCCCCCGCCGACGACCCCCGGTTCACCGTCTACGTCGTGGTCCACAACCCGGGCGTCGACGGCGGCGGCGGCTCGGTCGCCGGTCCCGTGTTCTCCCGGATCATGGGCCACGCGCTCTCGAAGTACCGGGTCCCGCCCACCGGCAGCAAGCCCTCGCGGCTCCCGGTGGAATGGTGA